The DNA segment CCCACCGTGCTGGGTAACCTGGTCGGTGGCTTGGCCTTCACCGGGCTGACCTTGTATGGCACGCACATCCGCACTGCCGGCAAGGCGGCCCAGGTCGTGCGGCCTTAACCGGCCAAGGTCAGTCGGTCGTTGCGTCGTTGTCGGTTAGCAGGCAAGTGGCGGTGCCGGTCAGGCCGCTGGCATGCACGCTGACGTGGCGTACCGAAAAGCCGGGTTTACCGACCCTCTGCGCCGCAGTCCAGCCATCGCCATTATCAACCTGGTAGCTAATCGCGCCATCGCGGTGCCAGCTCAGGCGCAGGCCGAAGGCGTCATCGTTGTTGGGGGCGCGCAGCACCGCGGCGTCGATGATTGGCTTGGCGCGGTTGAAGGTGCGCAGGTGGAAGCGGCGCTGGTCACTGCCTGCGACCGGATCGCTGGAGAGAAACAAGGTGTCGTCTTCAGCATCGTCTTCGGCGGCGGCGAGAATCACCGAGGGCACCCATTTGGGGCCTGTGTGGTTCTGTTTGATCTTGACCTTGCAGCTCAGTTGGCCTTGCTGGCCGACTGCCTCACGCAGGACGGTTTGGTACCGGCCGTACTCGACGTCGAACTGCAGCTCTTTTTCGTTTGGTGTGCAACCGAGCAACGGGGCGAGGGCGAGCAGCGCCAAGCAGGGTTTGATGCGATTCACTGAAAAACGGTCCTTGTCCATCCTGGCGATCTGCCGGGGGCGTCAGGCTACCGACGCTGCGTAAGCAATGCAAACCCTGCCAAAAGCCAGCAAGGAGTACAGATGTACTCCTTGCGTGGCTGCCTCAGCCAATGACCGGGTTGGTCGCTTACGCTCAGGGTGTCGCCTAAAGTGCTACCGCCGCGGTCAAGGGCGCAGGCTCACGGCGAATGCTGGCCAGCGGTACGCTCACCAGCAGCAAGGTCAACACCACGGTCACGCCGATTCCCCACGCCGCGAGGGTGAAGCCGCCCAGGGAGATCAGCCCACCGGAGATCGCCGGGCCTACCGCCAGGCCCAGGCTCAGGAAGCTGCTGGCGGCGGCTACCACGCGACCTTCGCGATCCAGCGCTGCGGCCAGGCCAGTCAGGTAGCTCAGGGCATAGAAATAGGTCACGCAGATGGTCATCACGCCTGCGGTGTAGAGGGTCTTGGAGTGCTCGCCAAGCACGTAGCTCAGGCTGGTTGCGCCGGTCAGCAGGATCGCCAGGATCACCGGGGTGCTCATGCCGAAGCGTTTACCGACCATGGCCGCGATCAGCGGACCGATCAGGCCGACGAACGACTGGAACGACAACAGTACGCCCAGCTCATCGCCGCTGTAGCCGACCATCGTGCCGATCCGTTCGACGAAGGCCCAGCCCATGGTGTCGCGGGCCTGGAACACGAACATCGCCAGCATCATGCAGATCGCCGGCAGGCTGAGCAGGATATTGCCGCCGCCCTTGCCGCTGCCAAGGCTCACGGGTGCAGCGTCGGCCACTGGCGCACGTTGGGCCATTGCCGGGATGGCCAACAGCATCACCGCCATGGTCGCGGCCATGGCGTAGTACAAGCCCGACAGACCGTATAGGGCCATGACCTTGGCGTAGCCGAGCATCACCACGATCATCAGGACCACCGAAAGCACGTTCATGTGCCCGGCGATCCGGTCAGGGTGCTTGGCGCTGGACACCGCCGCATTGCCACAGGCCAGGGCCAGGCCGGCGCCGATACCCGCGACGCAGCGGACTGCGGCCAGGCCATAGAGGCTGTCGACATTGGCACTGACCAGGTTGGCGGCGATCGCCAGCACGGTGCCGAGCAAGGCCAGGGTGCGCCGTGGTGCGCGGCCCATGAACGGCGCGACCAGCAATGAGGCGAGCATGGTGAAGCCAAATTCTGCCGACATCAGCAGCCCGGCCTGGGCCTCGTTGAGCTGCAGGTCATGAATGATTGCACTGATCAGGAACGGCAAGGCCCACAGGCCAAGCAAACCGACCCCGTAGGCGGAACCGGCGGCAGAGAACACCAGGCTCCAGCTTTCGGGCAAGACGTTGCGTATTGTTTTCATGGGTGAACCCTTGTTAGAAGCACGTCGTGGGGTAATGGCGCGCCCTCATCGGCGCGCCTGCGGGTTTGCATTTATTGCTGGCTTTCGTCGACCGGGGTGCCGTCGTCGTATTGCGCCAGCCAGCTGACCATGGCATCGCGGTAGCGG comes from the Pseudomonas urmiensis genome and includes:
- a CDS encoding MFS transporter → MKTIRNVLPESWSLVFSAAGSAYGVGLLGLWALPFLISAIIHDLQLNEAQAGLLMSAEFGFTMLASLLVAPFMGRAPRRTLALLGTVLAIAANLVSANVDSLYGLAAVRCVAGIGAGLALACGNAAVSSAKHPDRIAGHMNVLSVVLMIVVMLGYAKVMALYGLSGLYYAMAATMAVMLLAIPAMAQRAPVADAAPVSLGSGKGGGNILLSLPAICMMLAMFVFQARDTMGWAFVERIGTMVGYSGDELGVLLSFQSFVGLIGPLIAAMVGKRFGMSTPVILAILLTGATSLSYVLGEHSKTLYTAGVMTICVTYFYALSYLTGLAAALDREGRVVAAASSFLSLGLAVGPAISGGLISLGGFTLAAWGIGVTVVLTLLLVSVPLASIRREPAPLTAAVAL